TTTTGCCAGAGTGGGTTATGGTTGGTTTTTCAGCTGCTACAGGTATGTATTCAGAACGACACACACTGCATTCATGGGAATTCAGTTCAAGTTTGGATATAAAAGAGACAAGTGGAAAGAATGCGAAAAAGACTAGAATTATAATTGCCACTTCGGTTTCAGCGGCTGTCTTGCTAGCTGGAATCCTGATATCATTTATAATTTTGTGGAGAAGGAAACAGATACTGGAAAGGAATAGAAGAGTGGCATTGAAAGTAGCATCAATTACTGATGACTTCGAAAGAGGAGCCGGACCAAGAAGGTTCACATTTGAAGAACTTGTTTCAGCAACCAACAACTTCTCCAATGAGAGGAAGTTGGGTGAAGGTGGGTTCGGTGCTGTTTACAGGGGTTACTTAGCAGATTTAGATATGGCGGTTGCTGTCAAGAAGATATCAAGAGGTTCCAGGCAAGGAAAAAGGGAGTACATAACCGAGGTGAAGATCATTAGCCAGTTAAGGCATCGGTATCTTGTTCAACTTGTGGGTTGGTGCCATGATAAAGGTGAATTTCTACTCGTGTACGAGTTCATGCCGAACGGTAGCCTTGATTCTCATCTCTTTGACAAGAAAACGCTTCTTACTTGGACTTCAAGGTACAAAATTGCTCAGGGTTTGGCCTCTGCAATGCTCTATCTCCATGAAGAGTGGGAGCAATGCGTGGTGCACCGTGATATAAAATCAAGCAATGTAATGCTGGATTTAAGCTTTAATGTCAAGCTCGGGGACTTCGGGTTGGCTCGGCTTATGGACCATGACCTAGGCTGGCAAACAACCAGGTTGGTTGGAACATTAGGTTACATGGCACCTGAATACATAAGCACAGGTAGAGCTAGTAAAGAATCTGATGTATTTAGCTTTGGAGTGGTTGTGTTAGAAATTGCCACTGGCCGAAAGGCAATTAATCCTTTAAAACAAGGTTCTGAAACGAGTTTGGTTCACTGGATTTGGCATCTGTATGAAATCGGAGAGCATCTGTCGGCAATTGATGAGAGACTTAATACAGAGTTTGACAGGGACCAGGTGGATTGTCTGATGATAGTTGGATTATGGTGTGCGCACCCTGACAGTAGTCTGAGGCCTTCAATAAGGCAAGCTATTCAAGTCCTGAATTTTGAGACCGATCTGCCAGAACTTCCAAGGATAATGCCAACTCCTGTTTATGTTCCCACTGCATCTGTCAGTTCTAGTGAGCCTTCCATAACCACATCAAGCCTTCAAATTGGCCGCTGAGCCAGTTCACATCCGAGTTTGAGGACAATGGATCGTGCATCTTTTGTTCAATTTGAAAACATATATGATTGTGTCGAATAATATGTTTTGAGTTAGGATTATTTTCCgtttatgcaaaaaaaaaaaaaaaaaccagaatcAGTTCTCAGaataataatattcaaaattacTTTTAATGATGCGTTAAATTTAGTGGAATAATAAGAATCAAGCCACAATCTTGCTAGATGCATGATTAGTAATGACCAGGAAAGGTTTCTCGTATAGCTGTGTTTTGAATTACCTGAAAAGacaattttatttagaaaaacaaccaaaacaaaaataactaaaataagaaACTTatgaacaaaaataaattaaaaataataattaaatcaacgaaaattagaaaaataaaataaaatggaagaTCGAATAGTAATTGATGGATATGATGGATAAATATAGAAGTGTCTAATTGAACCCTTATATATTTATCCATCACATCTCAACAAACTCAATTAAATGTTCTAATCAATCATCTAAGAAATAATTCTTTACAAATTGAAGGATGAAAAATTAATTTCCATGACTCCTTGAAGAAAAATCGAAATAAATCTTgcacaaaaaaaattaaaccccaaagttaaaaactttattaatgaaaaCAATTGTGTCCCTAATAACAATGAACAAGCCTTTACTCTAatttttgttcaaaaaaaaaaaaaagcctttactctaattaatctaaataatGAGTAGTTTTAAACTATACTTTCTTATTTTACCAAcaaacataaaactcctaaacaacttaaaatacttaaaagattcaaaactaaataataaaacttaataaatacaatattggactcatatataataaaaattaagcctacaAATTAAAAGCCTAAAACTTGTCATTTCGTAATAATCTCATACAGAAATTTTACTCGTGTAGTTTTCACTAAAACTATCATAACTTGAGATCCCATCAAATTATGCATGTTTTGTATTGTCTTGTTAACACATCTAAATTCAAAAATACTTGATCCCATCTAAAAAGTCATCGCAAGTTGGTTGATTTTCCAAACTTGAAAATTAATAGCTTTAGTGAATGAAATTTAATGAATTTCACCCCATCCATACATGCAACATACAATTATGCATGTTTTGTATTTACTTGTTAACAGACTCATCTATCAGGGGATGGAATAATCTTAAACATAAAACTAGTATAACAAATAGCAAGACAGCCTTGTGATGCAACTATTGATTGAAAGATGTATTGGAACATAATAGACAATATTTCTCTTGCAATTTGTAAAATTGtcttgatttttaataaaaagaaaatgcaGCATGTTGAATTGTCCACTAGAAGAGATGTATTGAAGATCTTCAATGAAGTCACTGGCGCTTAAGGCAAAAAATAGACATTTGGTTTTTTAAAGTATATTgtacttttcttttgttttcttggtAATGGTATAAATTAAGGCTAATGAGTTATCAGATATGACTGAAAATGGTTAAATAAATACTTGAAAGCAAAAAAAAGAGTAATGTTGTCTATCTCATGTTTTATATGTCAtctgttttagttttatttttttagtttttcatAGTTGAACTGAACTTGCGAGAAAATGGCTCTATCTGATTGTTCAAGGTAGTTTCATAAGCTAAAACCCAACTGCAGATAGAACTGTGAAGGAAAAGCAATAACGATATTAGTTTAATATTGTCTCTGatagtgtgtatatatattaatgtTCTATGCCTTGAAAGTTTGTTTCGATAAAGTTAAGTTGAGGCTTTAATAAATTAAGTACCTCTGCTATAAAATTTTCATCCAGCAATAGCTAGCCCTTTCTCTGGCTTATTGGGTTGCTTCAGCTCCTTGCATTCCTTCCGTTATTCTTGTTGGCGTTTTCAAAGAGACAAAGaacaaaggagaaaaaaaaaaaaaaaaaaacagcaaaaaCGTTGCTGAACTTAtctgtattttatttctttaaaaagACACCATATATActcaaaacaataccaaatacAACCAAACTTTTAATTACTCCCACTAATAACcttataattttgaaatatttgcTTGCACTTATGTCAATCAGCACCTTAACACATTAAAACATAAGCAAACCAAGTTCATTCTTAACTAAATGAAACTACAAGGAACTAAACAAAAGACTAGCACGCAAACAAGACACAATGTGTATGCACCAAGTTTCAGTTGCATCTCGCACGCTCGTGGGTTAACTAGCAGTTTAATAGTTAGCAGGTGGAACGACGAACATGTGCAAGTATATACAATCATagcaagtaataaagtgataagtataTTAAGTTATTGTCTCTACAAGGATTGTACAAACAAATATTTACGAAATATAAACTTAAGCAAATTGGTGgtaattgaaaaatattttgagGAAAGTGAGCTATTACCTATACTAAAAATTAACTAAgtaacaaattaaattaaattaaaacacaaGGTGAAAACAAATCTTTAACAAGTTTAATCAATTTGACATGTGTGTTAGATTAATTTTATTcattaacttagaattattaaaacaatgtttATGATGTTACAGATAATACCATGGCAACTTGGTCTTTTGTTAACCGATGCAAACATACTTATTAAAATCAATTAATCTTTCTAGCTTATGTCTATgttaaatttgtaacaccctcaATCTGATTCGATTGATCGAATTTGGATCTacacacacacatacacacacacacaagGAATATTTCCTTTAAGTACGCCATTGAGAGCCTCATGATAATGTGCAACATATTCCAAGTTTGCCACGAAGAATGTCCTTTCAGAGTCTACTTTAGAGATCACTCTTTCAGACTTCGCCACGAAGGTTGTCCTTTCAGAGTCTGCCACCAAGGCGTTTCCTTTCAGAATCTTGCCACAATGGCTATTCATTCAAGAATTCGCCATACAAGCCATTCTTTCAAAGATTTACCACAAATGCTATTCTTTTCGAAATTCGTCACACAGGCTAATCGTTCATGATTTGCCACAAAGACTATTCTTTTTTGATGTGTTTAAgatatggatttgcctaaactcacatTATGTGAGGTTCGCCCATCATCGTCCTTGGACAAGTAGAGAACCCCATTTAGGTAATTATAGTCTTTAGTTCATTTTTAGGAGGTGTCATGGCCATGGACTTTTTccttttaaaatttgtgtttaaTGTCCCGGCGGACCCATTTGGAAAACACCGCGGAGACAAACACAAACTCTTAATAGAACATAGCACTTAGCATATAATTGAGACACACATGCACAATCAGACTTCTATCATATTACTTGTACTCGTCAGATGTATACTAGATGTATTCATACCACCATCCTTAAACATCACAGTACATAACACATTTTTAAACTTGTTGAATTCCATACAAATCATACAGGTTATCCATAACAAGCTGTAATGACCCAAAAGTCAATGGCTTCGGAATCTTGATTTCATAAATCGGATTTTGAAGTGAGTTGAATTTTGGTCGACTAAATTTGTCGAATTAATGTTTATTTATAGTACAGGGACTAAACCATAAAAAGGTCAAAAGTTcaattgttattaaattataagGTAGATCTTGaataagggtttttttttttctgaagcaATTAAACCAATGGCTATACTAAAGTGGACAACATTAAGT
This is a stretch of genomic DNA from Gossypium arboreum isolate Shixiya-1 chromosome 11, ASM2569848v2, whole genome shotgun sequence. It encodes these proteins:
- the LOC108473302 gene encoding L-type lectin-domain containing receptor kinase IX.1-like, with the translated sequence MPRSFYNILVLPFLYWLLLVPLASSINFHIPRFDPNANDIFYQGDATASVGEIEFNKLNYLCRVGWATYGERVRLWDSNTGKMSDFTSRFTVTIDTQGSSNSGHGVAFFLAPAGSQIPPNSAGGFLGLFNTTTSDSSTNQIVLVEFDTFPNPEWDPPVQHVGINKNSIASAVYTPWNASFHSGDPADVLITYNATSKNLSMSWSYKKTNNPKENSSLSYQINLMEVLPEWVMVGFSAATGMYSERHTLHSWEFSSSLDIKETSGKNAKKTRIIIATSVSAAVLLAGILISFIILWRRKQILERNRRVALKVASITDDFERGAGPRRFTFEELVSATNNFSNERKLGEGGFGAVYRGYLADLDMAVAVKKISRGSRQGKREYITEVKIISQLRHRYLVQLVGWCHDKGEFLLVYEFMPNGSLDSHLFDKKTLLTWTSRYKIAQGLASAMLYLHEEWEQCVVHRDIKSSNVMLDLSFNVKLGDFGLARLMDHDLGWQTTRLVGTLGYMAPEYISTGRASKESDVFSFGVVVLEIATGRKAINPLKQGSETSLVHWIWHLYEIGEHLSAIDERLNTEFDRDQVDCLMIVGLWCAHPDSSLRPSIRQAIQVLNFETDLPELPRIMPTPVYVPTASVSSSEPSITTSSLQIGR